The proteins below come from a single Metarhizium brunneum chromosome 1, complete sequence genomic window:
- the mask_1 gene encoding Ankyrin repeat and KH domain-containing protein mask: protein MSSTANLLPDKVGDDIANGNIQGVSEFYTSADPSKQSDLLRGIAGRAAKAKQVDMLNWVFSQGFQLAPDSLNNDFYHQVCWARSLAVWQALVRNGVEIGGHHSEFIGDALSFAAYHGDVEIARLLLENGVDPNQAWGYDDVEPGTWAVVGEHPSLEMLRLMLQHRWHPDESGAHIAAAERGNMEALQLLVDHGADLELVEGWWFNSVVIERDERGTALYRAAYKGQHEPVAYLMSKGADVWFKDTKDRSVLWAAKQGGNDKVVTLLKESGLEE from the coding sequence ATGTCGTCTACCGCAAATTTGTTGCCAGACAAAGTGGGGGACGACAtcgccaacggcaacatCCAAGGCGTCTCAGAATTCTACACATCAGCAGACCCGTCGAAACAGTCGGATTTGCTCAGGGGAATAGCAGGGCGcgcagcaaaagcaaaacaGGTCGACATGCTCAACTGGGTCTTTAGCCAAGGGTTCCAGCTAGCGCCAGACTCGTTAAACAACGACTTTTACCACCAAGTGTGCTGGGCGCGCTCCCTTGCCGTGTGGCAGGCGCTTGTCCGAAACGGAGTCGAGATTGGCGGGCACCATAGCGAATTTATAGGCGACGCACTGAGCTTTGCAGCATACCATGGCGACGTCGAGATTGCACGCTTGCTCCTGGAGAATGGCGTGGACCCCAACCAGGCATGGGGATACGACGATGTAGAGCCGGGTACTTGGGCCGTCGTTGGCGAGCATCCGTCGCTGGAGATGCTACGTCTGATGCTTCAGCACAGATGGCACCCGGACGAGAGCGGCGCGCATATTGCCGCGGCCGAACGGGGCAATATGGAGGCGCTGCAGTTGCTGGTTGACCATGGTGCTGATCTGGAGCTGGTAGAGGGATGGTGGTTCAATTCGGTGGTGATTGAGAGGGACGAGCGGGGGACCGCCTTGTATCGCGCGGCGTACAAGGGCCAACATGAGCCGGTGGCATACTTGATGAGTAAAGGTGCCGATGTGTGGTTCAAGGATACAAAGGATCGGTCGGTCTTGTGGGCGGCGAAGCAAGGGGGGAACGACAAGGTGGTGACGTTGTTGAAAGAATCGGGGCTGGAGGAATAA